From Triticum aestivum cultivar Chinese Spring chromosome 4A, IWGSC CS RefSeq v2.1, whole genome shotgun sequence, a single genomic window includes:
- the LOC123084801 gene encoding fatty acyl-CoA reductase 2, chloroplastic produces MGSSCVNLSRAVAAARRPGFATAGGAGGHGRSVVALSSSSSSRRRTAADGGVSCGIANGYLGGSSGGSRPPSLPVHGKSSGPGSAREAGGDHDRADGLGIQEFLGGKNFLITGGTGFLAKVLIEKILRTNPDVGKMYVLIKAKDSETALQRLQNEVVDTELFKRLQEIHGDDYHGFITRKLVPVVGDVREANIGIAPELADEIAERVDIIVNSAANTTFDERYDVAMDINTVGPFRIMSFAHRFRRLKLFLQVSTAYVNGQRQGVVLEKPFQLGDTIGKESAGSSDSSEQHKNAVLDIEAEIKLAFDSRRRPDDDSASFSQEMKDLGLERAKLHGWQDTYVFTKAMGEMVINSMRGEIPVVTIRPSVIESTWRDPFPGWMEGNRMMDPVVLYYGKGQLSGFLADPAGVLDVVPADMVVNATLATMAKHGRAAEGGMHVYHVASSTVNPLVFGDLSRFLFQHFTRSPYSDAAGQPIAVPPMRLFDTMEQFASYVETDALLRSARAGVPAGERLSQRLQELCAKSVEQTIHLGSIYQPYTFYTGRFDNGNTEELMAEMSTEEKAVFHFDVRSIDWTDYITNVHIPGLRKHVMKGRGIAAESPPSTVLAATSTSTE; encoded by the exons ATGGGGAGCTCGTGCGTGAACCTCTCCCGCGCCGTCGCGGCCGCGAGGCGCCCGGGCTTCGCCACCGCCGGTGGCGCCGGCGGCCACGGGAGGAGCGTGGTTgcattgtcgtcgtcgtcgtcgtcgaggaGGCGCACCGCGGCTGACGGTGGCGTGTCGTGCGGCATCGCCAACGGGTACCTGGGCGGCTCCTCGGGCGGGTCGCGGCCGCCTTCCTTGCCGGTGCACGGCAAGAGCTCCGGGCCCGGTTCGGCGCGGGAGGCGGGTGGTGATCACGATCGCGCTGACGGGCTCGGGATCCAGGAGTTCCTTGGCGGCAAGAACTTCCTCATCACCGGCGGGACCGGCTTCCTAGCAAAAG TTCTGATCGAGAAAATCTTGAGGACGAACCCTGACGTGGGCAAGATGTACGTGCTGATCAAGGCCAAGGACAGCGAGACGGCACTGCAGAGACTGCAAAATGAG GTGGTAGACACGGAGCTGTTCAAGCGCCTGCAGGAGATCCACGGGGACGACTACCACGGATTCATAACCAGGAAGCTTGTCCCCGTAGTTGGCGACGTCCGGGAGGCCAACATCGGCATTGCCCCCGAGCTGGCCGATGAGATCGCGGAGCGGGTGGACATCATCGTCAACTCCGCCGCCAACACCACCTTCGACGAGAG GTATGATGTTGCCATGGACATCAACACCGTGGGGCCGTTCCGGATAATGAGCTTCGCGCATCGGTTTCGAAGGCTGAAGCTCTTCCTGCAAGTGTCGACAG CGTATGTGAACGGGCAAAGGCAGGGTGTCGTGCTGGAGAAGCCATTTCAGTTGGGTGACACCATAGGGAAAGAGTCAGCTGGATCCTCGGATTCTTCGGAGCAGCACAAGAACGCCGTGCTGGACATCGAGGCGGAGATCAAGCTGGCCTTCGACTCGAGAAGGCGACCCGACGATGACTCGGCTTCTTTCTCTCAGGAGATGAAGGATCTAGGGCTAGAGAG AGCGAAGCTCCATGGGTGGCAAGACACCTATGTGTTCACCAAGGCCATGGGGGAGATGGTGATCAACAGCATGCGAGGGGAGATCCCCGTGGTCACCATCAGGCCCAGCGTCATTGAGAGCACCTGGAGAGACCCCTTCCCGGGCTGGATGGAAGGGAACAG GATGATGGACCCTGTCGTCCTCTACTACGGCAAAGGCCAGCTGAGCGGGTTCCTCGCCGATCCGGCCGGAGTCCTAGACGTG GTTCCGGCGGACATGGTGGTGAACGCGACGCTGGCGACGATGGCGAAGCACGGGCGGGCGGCGGAGGGGGGAATGCACGTGTACCACGTGGCCTCGTCGACGGTGAACCCGCTGGTGTTCGGCGACCTGAGCCGGTTCCTGTTCCAGCACTTCACGCGGAGCCCCTACAGCGATGCGGCGGGGCAGCCCATCGCCGTGCCGCCCATGCGCCTCTTCGACACCATGGAGCAGTTCGCCAGCTACGTCGAGACGGACGCGCTGCTGCGGAGCGCCAGGGCCGGCGTCCCCGCCGGCGAGCGCCTCTCCCAGCGCCTCCAGGAGCTCTGCGCCAAGTCCGTCGAGCAGACCATCCACCTCGGCAGCATCTACCAGCCCTACACCTTCTACACCGGCag GTTCGACAATGGCAACACGGAGGAGCTCATGGCAGAGATGTCGACAGAGGAGAAGGCGGTGTTCCACTTCGACGTGAGGAGCATCGACTGGACGGATTACATCACCAACGTCCACATCCCAGGGCTCAGGAAGCACGTCATGAAAGGGAGGGGCATCGCTGCGGAATCGCCACCCTCCACGGTGCtcgccgccacctccacctccacggAGTGA